The proteins below are encoded in one region of Belonocnema kinseyi isolate 2016_QV_RU_SX_M_011 chromosome 5, B_treatae_v1, whole genome shotgun sequence:
- the LOC117173096 gene encoding uncharacterized protein LOC117173096 yields the protein MKLGIAIIGTIVIFLSILQVESKKTKQVQIALESKETTTTNFFRLLVMRLIFGVAAAMGWGDSFSSFLNGALVPPGADDYDDYGGDDEFIPGLF from the exons ATGAAGCTGGGAATAGCGATAATTGGAACGATCGTGATTTTTTTGAGT attcttcaAGTCGAAAGTAAGAAGACGAAACAAGTTCAAATCGCACTGGAAAGCAAagaaacaacaacaacaaatttttttcgacttCTGGTTATGAGATTAATATTTGGAGTGGCTGCAGCGATGGGTTGGGGTGACAGTTTTTCTTCGTTTTTAAATGGAGCCCTGGTGCCTCCAGGGGCAGATGATTACGACGATTATGGTGGTGACGATGAATTCATCCCcggattattttag